DNA from uncultured Fusobacterium sp.:
AAAGCAAAAATAACTCCTGAAAGTGGAGCACCAAAAGCTCCAGCTAATCCAGCACTAGCACCGCTTGTAACTAAATATTTTTTTTCAATATCATCTCTTTTAAAAAATTTAGTTATTCCAAAACCTATGTATGATCCTAATTGAACAGAAGGTCCCTCTCTTCCTAAAGAAAGTCCTGCTCCTATACTCATAAGTCCTGTTATAAATTTAGCAATTAACTCTTGAAACCATTTTACATAATCCAATTGTCTTAAAAGTATTCCCTTAACTTGAGGAATTCCACTTCCAGAAATTTTAGGATATTTTCTTAAAACAAAATCTACTAATAACCCTATTAAAATAAAAGAAATCCAAATAAGAAAAATACTTTTAGGTCCTTCTATTAAAGAGTTCCCAATTATAAACTCTCTAAAATGATTAGCATAATTTAATACCCATCTATAGAGAGAAACTGTAAAACCAGTAAGAGCTCCAACAATTACACATAGCAAATATAATCTTCCACTTCCTTTTTGCAAAAGTTTAAGATTCTCTGCTGCTGTTTCTGTTTTCATCAAGTAACCTCCAACTTTTTATATATTTAACTCTTCTATTCTAATATTTTTTTTTAGGTTATTCAACTATTTTTTATTAATTTCTATTTTTTATTGGCAGGCTAATAGAAATATATAGCCTAATTATATCAATTTTTACAAACTCTTCCTATATCTCAATTATTTTTATTTTTTGTTCACTTTTTCTATTAAAATCACTTATTTTATTTAAGTTTTTATTTTTTAGTTTGTTCATATTTTTTGAATTAATCTACTACATTTTCTAAAATAGTAATTTTTCTATTATCTCCATCAATCTCACAAAGTGCTCCCAATGGTAAAGTTAACATAGGTTCACTATGTCCACTCTCAAAATTAAAAACAACTGGTTTTCTTAAATCTCTAAAGTAATCATAAAAAACTTCTAATAGTGACATATCCTTTTCTGAATCTGGAGGGCAATTTCTAAAATCTCCTAATATAACTCCTTTTATCTTTTCAAAAACTCCATGTTTTTTTAATTGATTTAAAAATCTATCAATTTTATATGTCTTTTCCCCAATCTCTTCTAAAAATAATATTTTACCATTATAATCTAAATCATACTCAGTTCCTAAAGTTGCTATAAGAGTTGCTAAATTTCCACCTACAACTTTTCCTTGACATTTTCCACCATTAATTATTTCTAAATTTTTAGAAAAATTTTTAAGTTCTCTTTTTTCTTGTGGAACAGATAACACTTCCATAAAATGTCTATAAGTTTCCTCATTATATCCATTTAAAAAGTTACTTACTGCCATAGGTCCATGAAAAGTTACAAGTCCTGTTTTTTCATTTATAGCCATGTGTAAAGTAGTTATATCACTATATCCTATAAATATTTTAGGATTTTCTTTTATTATTTGAAAATCAACTAATTCAACAAGCCTATTACATCCATAACCTCCACGCATACAAATTATAGCATCAATTTCTTTATTTTTAAAAAAATCATTTATCTCTTTTGCTCTTTCCTCATCAGTTCCAGCATAAGAGTACCAAGCTTTTTTAGTACACTCACCTAAAATTACCCTATATCCCATATTTTCAATGTTCTTTTTTGCTTCAAGAACTTTCTCATAACTTGTACAACTAGCAGGAGCTATTATTCCTATTGTATCTCCCTTTTTTAATCTTTTTCCTAACATTTTTCACCTCTAAAATAAGCTTTTGATTAATTTTTCCATCTCATTTTTAAGTTTATTTCTACTTCCATTCCAATGGTTAACTATTATAGTAAAAGCATATTTTTTCCCATCTTTTTCTACATATCCAGTATATGACTGAATTCCACCCATACTTCCACTTTTTACTCTTACGTCACCTGAGAATATATTTGGCTCTAGAAAATCTATTACTGTTCCTTCATAGCCACCTCTAGGTAAAAGTTCTACAAATTCAGGGTATTCTTTATACATATAAGTTAAAATTTCTGTTAAGATCTCTGCAGATACATAATCTCCCCTTGATAGTCCGCTACCATCATTCATTACTAAAGCTTTTGTATCTATTCCTTTCTCTTTCCAAAATTCATTTATATCAATTCCCTCTAACTTTAATAATTGATATAAATGCTCTGTATAATGATTATCACTTCTTTTTAATAAAACTTTTACCATCTCTTCTATAGTAACAGATTGAGTTATTGCTAAAGTTTTTGGATTTTTAGCTTTTTTTATAGTAGTTCTTGAAGTTTTTACTTCTCCATTAACATGAATATTTGAACTTTCTAAACTACTTTTTAAATACTCTCCTAAAAATAGTCCAGGATTTGGAATATCACTCTTAGTTACTATTTTCTCTAAATTAGCAGGAACTTCACCATTTAATACTCTTTTATTTTCAAAAGGTACCCCTCTTACTGAAAAATCTTTTCTCCCTTTTGACGAAATTTTTAATCTATTATCAAATTTTAAATTTTGTATCTTAGGTTTAGTTTTAATTATACTTACTTTTTTACTATCAGATTTTAAATAAAGAGTGTATAAATTATCAAAAATACTTATTCCATATGTTCCTTGTCCATAACTTGTTCCAAGATCTTCCCAAAGCCATTTTTCCTCTACTCCAACATATCCAAAAAGGTTATCTATAACAATAATATCCCCTTTTACCTTTTTTATTCCAGCTTTTTTTATACTTGCTATCCACTCTTTCATAAATAGTGTTGGGTCTCTTTTTATTCCATCAGATCCTAAAGTTGGATCTCCTCCACCAACGATATAAATATCTCCTACAAGGACACCTAAATCATCTATTTTTCCATCATAGAGAAGTTTTGTTTCCAATTTTGTATTAGCTCCTAATACTTCTAAAGCTGTTGCTGAAGTTATAACTTTCATAATAGAAGCTGGTATTATTACCTTTTTTTCATTGTAACTTCCTATTATCTCACCACTTTCTAAATCTTTTATATCAATTGCAACATTACTATATTTTAACATATCTAAATTTACAAAGTTTTCAATAGCAACTTTAGCTTTTTCATTGACAATAGAATTTTCTACTTGAGTATCTTTTTTTTGAACTTCTATTTCAACTTCTTCAGATTTCTCTTCAATCTCTTCTTGAGGTTTTTCTTCTAAACTCTCTATTAAAGTTTTATTCTCAAAATCTTTTTTACTCTCTTTTTCTAAATTCTTGATAATTTCACTTGGTGTTGTTACCTCTTCTTTAGTAATTATCGTATTTTCTATTTTAGAAAAATTACTACAACCAGATAATAAAAGTAAAGCTAATACAAATAATTTTATTTTTTTCATTCTCTTCTCCATTTTTTATTTTTAAGCAAACATTATTCTACAAATCCATACTGCTGTTAAAAGTCCTGCTAAGTCAGCTAAAAGTCCTGCTGCTACTGCATGTCTTGTTTTTCTTATACTTACAGCACCAAAATAAACTGCTAATACATAAAAAGTTGTTTCTGTTGATCCCATCATTGTTGAAGCTATTCTACCTATTAAAGAATCTGGCCCATAAGTTAACATCAAATCATTCATTACTCCTGTAGCTCCCCCTCCAGATAAAGGTCTTAAAATTGCCATTGGTAAAACTTCTCCTGGCATTCCTATTAATGAAAATACTGGATCTAAAACTTTCATCATAATATCTATACAACCTGATGCTCTAAATATTCCTATTGCTACTAACATTGCAACTAAAAATGGAATTATTCTAATAGCAGTATTAAATCCTTCCTTTGCTCCCTCACAAAATACTTCATATACTTTTATTTTTTTCACAAAATAAGCATATCCTACAATAACTAATATTATTAATGGTATAGCATAAAGAGATATATTTTCCATAATTTTTACAAACATTTTTTTGCCTCCTAAAATTCTAATTATTATTTAATTTATTTCATTCTAATTAAATTTCTATTTTATTTTTTCTCTCTTATATTTTGGTAATTTCTCTAATAATTTACATGCTATTATAGCCACTGTTGTAGAAGCTATTGTAGCTACTATTGTAGGAGCTATTATTTCAGTAGCATTAGCTGAACCTGCTGCTACTCTATAAGCTATTGTACTTGAAGATATCAATGTCACTGACGAAGTATTTATTGCTAAAAACATAACCATAGAGTTTGTTGCTTCATCTTTATTATCGTTTAATAACTGTAACTCTTGCATAGCTTTTATTCCTAAAGGAGTTGCTGCATTTCCTAATCCAAAGAAATTAGCTGCCATATTAGCTACCATACTTCCCATAGCTGGATGATCTGCTGGTACTTCAGGAAATAATTTTATCATAATAGGTTTCATCGCTCTTCCTATCGCTTTTACCATCCCTGCTTCTTCTGCTATTTTCATAAGCCCTAACCATAAAGCCATAACTCCAATCATCTCTAAAGAAAGTGTTACTGCTGTTCCTGCTGACTCTATTGCTGAATCTGTTACTGCTTGAACATTTCCAGTAAAAATTCCCACCAAAATACCAATCACTATTAAACCACACCAAATTGCATTAATCATAAAAATTCCTCCTGTAAATTTATTTTAGGATAAAAAAAATCACAGCCAAACTGTGATAAATTACAAAAAAGATAAAATCTCTCCATATTTTCACAGATAGCACTCCATTGAAAAATTTTCAATGACAACATTACAGATATTCTCCATAATGCCAACAAAAGAGTTTGGCACTCTCCTTTATTTCGGCAAATTCCCCTTTCAAAATATCATAACGCCTGCCAAGCTATATATCTCTACTCCTGTCCTTTGCTCCTCTATCCTAATTTTTAATTAAATTAAGTATACTCTAATTTACATACCTTGTACAATATATTTTGTATATGTTTTATATGTTTTTCATAACTTTTTTCATATATCATATTCTATAATATTTTAAAAATATTTAATAAGTAAATCAAAATATTTATTGACAATAATTTTTTTTATGATATAATTAAGTTGTCATAAGACATTTCCTTAAATTACATTTTAATTTCTACGTATAAAGAAGTCCTGAGGCCGAAGGGGCTTCTTTATCGTTTTTTGTATATTTATAAAAAAAAGCTGTTGCAAATTTTTCAAATTGCAACAGCACCCATATTTTCCCATATAACCTAAACTTTATATATCTTATCTTAAATTCCAGTCATTTTCTTTAAATCATTACATATAAATTGTGCTTTTGATCCAAAGATAGCTTGTACTCCATGAGCTCCTACTTTTAACACTCCTGAAGCTCCTAATTTCTTTAAGTTATCATCTTTTACTAAGCTTGTATCTTTTACTTCTACTCTTAATCTAGTAATACAAGAGTCTAATGATAATAAGTTTTCTTTTCCTCCTAATGCTTCTAACACACCTACTGCTAAAGCATCTCCATCTACCGCTTGTTTTTCCTCTCCATCATTAGCTACTGCATCTCTTCCTGGAGTTTTTAAATTGAATTTTCTTATAGCAAATCTAAATCCAAAATAGTAAATTATTGAGAAACAAAGTCCAACTATAATTACCATATAGTATCTTGTTTGGAAACCACTTGTTCCTGGTAATACACCAAATACTATATAATCTATTAATCCTCCTGAGAAAGTCATACCTA
Protein-coding regions in this window:
- a CDS encoding nucleoside recognition domain-containing protein, which encodes MINAIWCGLIVIGILVGIFTGNVQAVTDSAIESAGTAVTLSLEMIGVMALWLGLMKIAEEAGMVKAIGRAMKPIMIKLFPEVPADHPAMGSMVANMAANFFGLGNAATPLGIKAMQELQLLNDNKDEATNSMVMFLAINTSSVTLISSSTIAYRVAAGSANATEIIAPTIVATIASTTVAIIACKLLEKLPKYKREKIK
- a CDS encoding spore maturation protein yields the protein MFVKIMENISLYAIPLIILVIVGYAYFVKKIKVYEVFCEGAKEGFNTAIRIIPFLVAMLVAIGIFRASGCIDIMMKVLDPVFSLIGMPGEVLPMAILRPLSGGGATGVMNDLMLTYGPDSLIGRIASTMMGSTETTFYVLAVYFGAVSIRKTRHAVAAGLLADLAGLLTAVWICRIMFA
- the dacB gene encoding D-alanyl-D-alanine carboxypeptidase/D-alanyl-D-alanine-endopeptidase, translating into MKKIKLFVLALLLLSGCSNFSKIENTIITKEEVTTPSEIIKNLEKESKKDFENKTLIESLEEKPQEEIEEKSEEVEIEVQKKDTQVENSIVNEKAKVAIENFVNLDMLKYSNVAIDIKDLESGEIIGSYNEKKVIIPASIMKVITSATALEVLGANTKLETKLLYDGKIDDLGVLVGDIYIVGGGDPTLGSDGIKRDPTLFMKEWIASIKKAGIKKVKGDIIVIDNLFGYVGVEEKWLWEDLGTSYGQGTYGISIFDNLYTLYLKSDSKKVSIIKTKPKIQNLKFDNRLKISSKGRKDFSVRGVPFENKRVLNGEVPANLEKIVTKSDIPNPGLFLGEYLKSSLESSNIHVNGEVKTSRTTIKKAKNPKTLAITQSVTIEEMVKVLLKRSDNHYTEHLYQLLKLEGIDINEFWKEKGIDTKALVMNDGSGLSRGDYVSAEILTEILTYMYKEYPEFVELLPRGGYEGTVIDFLEPNIFSGDVRVKSGSMGGIQSYTGYVEKDGKKYAFTIIVNHWNGSRNKLKNEMEKLIKSLF
- a CDS encoding LD-carboxypeptidase, with amino-acid sequence MLGKRLKKGDTIGIIAPASCTSYEKVLEAKKNIENMGYRVILGECTKKAWYSYAGTDEERAKEINDFFKNKEIDAIICMRGGYGCNRLVELVDFQIIKENPKIFIGYSDITTLHMAINEKTGLVTFHGPMAVSNFLNGYNEETYRHFMEVLSVPQEKRELKNFSKNLEIINGGKCQGKVVGGNLATLIATLGTEYDLDYNGKILFLEEIGEKTYKIDRFLNQLKKHGVFEKIKGVILGDFRNCPPDSEKDMSLLEVFYDYFRDLRKPVVFNFESGHSEPMLTLPLGALCEIDGDNRKITILENVVD